From Triticum aestivum cultivar Chinese Spring chromosome 7B, IWGSC CS RefSeq v2.1, whole genome shotgun sequence:
CTCAACGCCACCTCCTCCCCGGCGTCCTACCTCACCGTGACGCTGCAGGCGACGATCGCCGCCCGCAACCCCAACTCCCGCGTCGGCATCTACTTCGACCGGACGGACGCGTACGCCGAGTACAAGGGGCAGCAGGTGACCGTCCCGACGGCGCTCCCCGTGGTGTACCAGGGCCACCTGGACGTCTCGGTGTGGTCGCCGTTCCTGGTGGGGTCGAACGTGCCGCTGGCCCCGTACCTGGCTGTGGCGCTGGCGCAGGACGAGACGGCTGGGTACGTGCTGCTCACGGTGCGGGTGGACGGCTGGATCAGGTGGAAGGCCGGGGCGTTCATTACGGGGCACTACCACCTCCGGGTCAGGTGTCCCGCCCTGCTCACCGTCAACGGAGGGCAGGGCAGCTACGGCTccatcgccggcggcggcgggaacgGGTACTTCAACTTCCAGCGCGCCGCGCCATGCGTTGTCGACGTCTGAACCCAACCCTTCCCTTCCCTCCCTCGCTTTTCCGTGCCATCTGCCAACTCTGTTAAAACCAGAGCGCCCTTTTGGTTCTGCTGGGCCCTCCCTCAAACTATTTatactctgctctgctctgctctgctccggTAAATACGTATAGTTTAATGGATTTTTGTGTCATTTTGACGGTTCTTGTATTTTGGGGTACTTCTTTGATGGAAATAATTCAAGAAATATAGTAGGATGGTATATTTAAGACGTATTCAGGGGGAAAAAAGTCGTTGCTAGTGTTGTATCTATACATGTACCGTGCTTGCTTTTACAGAAGCAGAGTTTAATCAGGGAGTAGGCGCATGTGCGTTGTTGCAGTGCTGCTGTTTTTGGTAGAGCAATGGAAGATGTgtaatgatcttcccctcttggcCCTCTTGCTGTATTACGTTGGCAAATAATGAAAGAAAATGTTATCATGGCCAGATGGCCTCCTCATCGAATAGTATGTACATGCACACGGCCCCACCTTCTCGTTCAGTATTTGTGTCTTTTCCGGAGCCATCCTTGGGTGTGTGTAGGATGCagtcaggccaactccaccgcgcggcCTTATCTtatccggccccgtccgtttggaGCAAAACGGACAAACCAagcggcccagcgcgcgacggcccggACCCATCTGGCCTGTTTTGTGTCCGGGCTgatccatttcgagcgcaaacttgcgccgggtttAGGTTGCGGCGGACATCGAACGGACGCTTCGAGCGTCCgtgtcggggccgcgtggcaggcggccacctacctcccacccgccaacATAAATGTGcacgggcaggtggccccacctgtcatccgcacagCTCCAGGTCgtcgtccttcttaaatgggaagtCGTGGACCGGCCGTCGTCCACACTTCCCACTCCGGCCCCTCTCTGCCCCCTCAAAACCCGACACGCTCGAAACCCTAACTCCTCGTCGTTGTCCTCGTCGGCCGGCCGCACCATGGGCCTTTCGAACTacggccgcaaggggaagcacgaccatTAGGCCGGCTCCTCCTCGAGCCGCCACCGCGGatccgtgaagaaggaggagcccgagTCACCGCCGCGCTCCTCCCGTCGAGCCCCCGCGCCGGCTCCCTTCACCATTGGCCCTAGGCcggccggcgagcgcgaccggcagtacATCGCCGCGGACGTGTGCCGGAGgtactgggagacgaggacgccggtcccgtggagcgacgtccacctccccaacGGTTGGCACCTCTCCGCGGACCGGGTCCCTATCCCGCCGGTGCTAGCGAGCGGCCGTGCCTGGCGCgatgagatcgagcgccgccgccgcctcctccccgacgacctatACTACGACCacaggtacgcccccgactccaCGCTATGGGACGCatggctccaggacgagcacgacacGCGCCGCACGTCGTACTTCGCCGGCACCGtgtcggggccgcggcggccacgtgcAGAGGCgcgcgggcgtacgcgggtgcgcggcctgACGCCCACGCCGTTGCCTTCCCCGTATCCATCGCCACCTCCACCTCcccgcatgacagcggaggaggaggcccgtctcgtGTAGCGTGTCATGGCGGACTCCATGAACACGCATGACGAGCGGCAATGCGACGGCCTGTaggaggccatggccctctctgCCGCCGGCGACGTCGCCTTCCCGGAGCTGCAGCTGGCGGCCGTGACGGAGGACGCGATGGAGGAGGAACTGCCGGCCGCGTTCCAGGGGCtgctgggccaggggtggggctggtcctACACTGCTCCGGAGATGGCTGCCCGCGTGGGCGTGAACTGGTGAGCCACTCCACCacggtcaccggagcgggaggcctcgccacgggaggaggtggtgcaggcacctccggccTTCCAGGCCGCCCCGTCTACCACGCACCATCGACCCACCTGTGGACGCCGCcggactacgtcgacctcgtcagcgacgacgacgtcACCGGCGGCCAGTGACGGCGACGGCCACGGCACCGACGGGCGCGGGAGGAGCGCGCGGGAggcgtttttttattttgtttttatgttaattatgaaaTTGGGCTTTTTAAGCCGcggaaactgggccgttttgtggccgtgccccctatatatgttttatgtttctTTAAATgcctttatttacttttttagtcatttcattctagttttttatagtttttttattCACGTCCACCCCGAACACGATTTGGGGTGCAGCCGCGCGGTGAGCGCACGCACGACCCAACGGACATAGCCGGACACGGGCGAACCCATCGGCgccccaaacggacaaaatccggccaatccgaacgtccgtttggggtcatgcgGTGGAGTTAGCCTCAAATGATGCAGAGCCCGATGGTTATCCTCCTTCTCGAAAGAAGAAAAGTCAAAGCGAGTCCAGCTAATTTTCTCACGGTTTTTAAGTGATCAGCCGATGACAAGACACGACTAACTTGGATGAGGTACCACGATGAATCGACCTGTTCATTACGGTACTAAATTGACCCTTCGCACACAGTAACAGTGAAGACTGAAAGTCGGTGTACACATGAatcatctttttttttttgaacaaagTACAGGCACAAGCGCTCATACATATACGCATATACTCACCCACGCGTTGATTCGTGAATCATCTTCGTCTTGCATCATATCATAATTCATGTCTACCTTGTCACGTTGTTTTCCGATCCGCAGTGTCAAAGAAGGACGAGTTTGCATGATCGTTGTGATTTTATGGCTAGAGCAGTGTGTAAGTCATTATCACGTCACATCCATATTTTAGTAGTAGGACCGTGCATACTTGcatgtgtgcaatctaagcaatgTGCCTAACCGATTTCAAGGTTTGAGCTGCTGGCTGTTTGTTAGAAGAGGAAAATTGGAACTGGTGAAGATGCTACAAGGCACTCAAGTGGTTCGTCCTTGGCGGCGGCGAGACCGAACCTGGGTGGGAATTGCCTTGGACCCTACTGCGAAAATGGTTTTTTTTTCGGGTAGGGTTGTGGGTGGGAGGGGGGAGGGCTGAATCAATGTATACATCGAACACTTGCAGACAGATTGATTAAAGCAAGTTGCAAGGCTGTTAGAGTTTGTGCCATCCTCAAGAAGACGAGGTGGCGGCGGCAGCTTCttaaagatggaataaggttctccccgcctagcctccATCGCGATGATGCTTCAAGCATCggagggtgtgtggaggtgtgtctctggtgGATCTCGTGGAATCCGGTCGGCGTTTGTATTCAGTGGATCCGCCAGGATCCGGTCTTCCTTCGTCTACGTATGTATGTCTACAAGTTGGATCCTTacgatctacgcttctcttcatcggtggcggttgttgttctggtgcgctagtCCTATGGGCCCTTATCAAAAAAACTTCTCGAatgtctactacaacaatgtttgcccggctccgatgagggaggggcgaCGATGGCAGCATGCCTTTGGCTCGCTCAGTGCTTGtactcgtcgctaggtggtctatggagcTGGATGCAAATTTACTTCTAGTGTTCATTGTACTACCTTGATATTTGATAAATAGGTTGAAAGTTTTCTCACAAACAAAGGTTGCAAGGCTACATGGGCCACTGCTCcaagctccccccccccccaccgagctTTGTGTAGCTCTGTTGATCGCAACTCTACCTCTCAGTTTGGGGTCCTGCTTGTAAAAATTAGGGTTGGTACCTTTCAGTTTTTTGGGCTATAGTTTTAAGATATACTTCCCCATGGCTATGTGATTAATGTAGTATTGGGTCTTTCGAGGCTCTTCATccattgaaaaaataaataaataaataaaagcacCAACATTACATAGGGTAGTGTATGTAGGAGGTAATTTAATCATGAAGAGATTCTAGGTGTAAGATTATGTGCGCAGATGAAAAAACGTGTAGAGTGGAAAAGACGCCCGGATCGCTTTCACTCGGGTGGAAAACCCTAGTCCTCACCGAAGGAAGTCGGCTAGCAAAGCCTGCTAGGCGGACACCCTCGAAAAGTAACAAGGTTGAGGTTGCTTAGTGATACATCCATTGCTCTTGTCGTTCAAAACCACACTTAACATTCGCTCGAGAAGAATGCTTTGTTTGAGAGAGGAGCACAAAGTGTTGGGAATTAGTACACAAATGTACTTGTGGTTAACTGATAACTACAGCAGAAAAAAGTAATCTCAGCACCACATCATGTACTAACTCAAGATCGTTGCTTAGCACGGAAGGAAACATATGCAGCAGCATATATGGAGGCAAAATATGTTACTCAGCAGGCAATACACTCCTCAGCCTAGTGTCTTGTGGTAGGAGTAAGTTTCTAGACAGCATCAAGCATCAACAAAGAGACACCAGATTTTTacgtggacccccccccccccaacatgaGGGGGAAAACCACGGGCCGGAGCCATGCAAATCCTCTTCCACTATTATCAAATGTGGGATACAACAAGTTCTTCTCTAGACAGCACTAGAGGATCTCATACATCAAGATTTCTGAATCTTGGATGAAGACAACAAGATTTGGGTCTCAAGAGCTAGGGATTGGAACAATCTCACCAAATATGGTGGAACCGAAGCTTGAAGAGACAAGGTAGTGGATCTGGACCATCACAACCTTGGGGAGGAGTTCCCTTTGCTTCTTCcttcaatcttcctcttcttcccttgctctATTGGCTTTCTCTCTTCTCCATTGGAGGATGAACTGATTTTTGACACACTTGATGGTGGTTGCTAGATGGAGGGTAAAGCATCCCCATTAGCAAGATGTTCTTGTGTGAATTATAGAGAAATGGAATGAATGAAATGTATCTAAGAAGAAAGGAAGCCATGCTCCATCCTGTTTATAAAAACAACACCACCTCCCTTTTTGGTTAGATACTACTCCGTTAGgtactaatgcttctacctatcaCCCGAAGGGTGAGTTTGAGAGCAGAGTTTTTTTCCAACGTTAATAGCATTCCGCAAGAAAAGTCATCTACTGATGTTGTCAGCGGAGTCCCTCGTCCATCCACCATCCATTCACATGCAATGTCCAAAATGACCATAGGTCATAACCCTCATGGCTAGTGGGCTTCTGCAGCTTTTTGGGCTGCCTAAATGGCTTCAAATGGCCATATCCTCACAACCCACATGAGGAGGATATCCCAAAAATCTCCCCCTCCGACTCACGAGGGGGGCAGCGCCATGCCCGCTACCTTGCAACATACTTGTATCTTCTCATTTGGCAATATCttggtcatcatatccgaaccattgTCATCGGTATGGATCTTCGCAAGTTTCAGCAACTTGGAACTCATAACATCTCGAATCCAATGATACATCACATCAATGTGTTTGGTTCGAGAGTGATAGCTTGAATTTTTGGCAAGATGGATAGCACATTGACTGTCACAAAACAGAACATACATCTCTTGCTTCATGCCGAGCTCTTTCAAGAAGTTCTTCATCCACAAAGCTTCCTTGCCAGCATCAACTGCTGCAATGTACTCAACTTCTGTAGTTGATGTGCCATGACACTGCTCCGTCTGCATAAGTCGTCAGGTATCCAGATGTGGACTTCCTATGATCCTTGTCACCTACATAATCTGCGTCTATATAGCCCTACAATACATGATCACCACTTATAAAGCATAAACAAGATGTAGTAGTGCCCTTGAGATATCTGACAATCCACTTCACTACTTCCAGTGATATTTTCCTGGACTTGTCATGAACCGGCTAACAACTCCAATTGCATAGGAAATGTCAAGCCTAGTGCATACCATGGCATACATCAAACTTCCCACAACAGATGGTAAGGTACTTTCCTCATTTCTTCTGTCTCCTTCTTGCTTGTAGGGCATTGTTTAGAATTCAATTTGTGATGGCCTGCAAGTGGAGAGATAACAGATTTTGCATCTTTCATATTGAACCTTTCAAGTACATTCTCAAAGTATCTTTCCTGCGAGAGCCAAAGCAGCTTCTTTGTTCTATCACGGGAGATCTTCATGCCAAGTATTTGCTTAGCTGGTCCtaaatccttcatggcaaatgattTACTCAATGCCTTCTTGAGGAGAGCAATCCTCTTAGTGCCATTTCCAACAatcagcatatcatcaacatacaacaaGAGAATAATGAGGTCACCCTAGGCATACCtcttcataaagacacaatgatcAGGTTGTGCTTTATGGTAACCAAGCCcagtcataaaagactcaaacttctTGTACCACTGCCAAGGAGCGTGTTTCAAGCCATACAAGCTCTTTTTCAATTTGCAAACTATGTGATCCTTGCCTGCAACCATGAATCCCTCTGGCTGCTCCATGTATATCTCTTCCTCTAGGTCATCGTGGAATGTAGTCTTCACATCAAGTTTTTCAATTTCCAAGTCCATGATGGCAGCCATGCCAAGCACAACTCAGATCAAAGACATCCTGACCACCGGAGAGAATATCTCATCATAATCAATACCCTTTTTCTGACTGAAACCTTTCACAACCAATCTGGCCTTGTACCTTGGATGTGAGGTGTTTTCTTCATTCTTCACTCTGTACACCCCACTTGTTCTTGAGTgcttttgagggagtcctggactagggggtgtccggacagccggactatcaatgtCCGCTGGACTatcaagactacgaagatacaagattgaagactccgccccgtgtccggatgggactttccttggcgtggaaggcaagcttggcaatacggatatgtagatctcctatcattgtaaccgactctgtgtaaccctagccctctccggtatctatataaaccgaagggctttagtccgtaggacaacatacattacaacaatcataccataggctagcttctagggtttagcctccttgatctcgtggtagatctactcttgtactacccatatcatcaatattaatcaagcaggagtagggttttacctccatcgagagggcccgaacctgggtaaaaacatcgtgtcccttgtctcctgttaccatccgcctagacgcacagttcgggaccccctacccgagatccgccggttttgacaccgacattggtgctttcattgagagttcctctgtgtcgtcaccgatagagcggatgcctccacccgtcttcaaagacggtgttttcgccggaggggccttggccgccggccaaactatccggcttggtggttttctcatgaccgcctgtccggccgccgcttcggcaatgacttctcaagtcgtcgAAAGCAATCTTCGCGTCAGCCCTAAAGCTGCCGAacagttagatccaatagagctctcgtctgttaacgagctcttggatcgcatcgccgccctgggagtcgctacggactacaaccagattgggcttaaaaccgatctgagagagattaactctccccaggccacccaccacgtcgcagtggtagaggaGCAATACGGCAACTCTTTGCCAGTGTTGAAAACAATtcatgtccggattcccgaaccctccatgccggattcccgcggagggacggacttcgatcgagcattGAACTTAAAATCATGCATCGCCCCGGACTCGCTGGATTGTCCCCAGCAAACCAcacttccgaattcggaaaccccttggcctttgagcctcaagatgggcagggatccggattttattccacccacccgcccagacatatgcgatctatctctaatacggcaagagcctacagaaacagtacatcactactgggccagattcctcctggttatggacaggataaaggactgccgagaggaaaacgcaatatcAATCTTccgcaataactgcacggacaagggaatactaaaCGCCATTGATCGTCGCAAAATTACGCGCTTCACCGATCTGgcatccattgtacgaaagtactgtgcgatggagagtttccggaaaaccgaaaatcaattttgggataatccggccccaaaCCCAGTCCGCAGTAAAAGGGCGCCTTACACTCAGGCCCCAGATGcaaaaacgaaaaaacaaaaacccaatcagggaaacggaaccgtactggagggatggctcaatggaccctgtaagcttcataatacagagggagccgtcccaacacatagccttcgagcatgttggatattacggcaggtggccaaaagtggcgaagagcttctagctctgggaaaccactccaacaataccagcacggtatcaacagtcttcgagactttcgcatcaaataatatgcgaaaacgatcaatccgcgaactcgccgaagtctaccaagtagcaatagcaaatccatggagcaacacaGCCATTACCTTCAATGGCAGCGACGAGCCCACATTCCGAACAACCAGAGccccagccgcactggtacttagtcccatagtggacggctttcgactgacaaaagtcctcatggacggcggcagcggactaaacctcatttatgaggaaactctgcgaaaaatggaaatcgattggagccgtattgagcgaagcagcacaacttttagaggaataatccctagccgggaagcgcgctgcaccggaaaaatcacactcgatgtggtattcggctctctggacaattacagatccgaagaagtcacgttccaggtggcctcGTTCAGCAGTGGGTATCACgccatattaggacgagaggcattcacaatttttcaagcaatacctcattacgggtacatgaagctgaaaatgcctgggcccagcggaataatcactctcgctagtgatccggacatagcactccacgccgaaaacaagacagccgcactagccctcgaggcactatccgaagccttagcggcaaaGGAACTCAccacgctgcgctctacggtgagtagggacgatgtgatactcgataaaagatccaagtccacctccttcaaaccagcagacgagataataaaattccaggtccatccaacggacccaacaaagacggcctccattggggcgcagttgaaccccgaagtagacgccgcactgcgcgaattccttcgggaaaattgggatatcttcgcctggcatccttcagacatgcccggAATCCCTTGCAgtttggcagaacacagcctaaacatcctaaaagggttcaagccagtcaaacaggctcttcgacgattttccgagcccaaaagacaggcaatgggagaagagctagccaaactattggaagccggattcattagagatatcaaacatccggactggctagcaaatttggtgatggtaccaaagaaggataaatcctggcgcctctgtgtcgattttaaagacctcaataaagcttgcccaaaggatcccttccccctcccccgcatcgatcaaattatcgatgccacagcagggcacgattcgttgtgcttcctggacgcatactccggctatcatcaaatcaagatggcggaagcagaccaagccgcaatggcatttatcactccatatggaccattctgcttcaacacgatgcccttcggactcaaaaacgccggcgcaacatatcagcgcatgattcaaacatgtctggccacccagatcggcaaaacagtcgaggcatacgtagacgacgtagtcgtcaaaacaaaacacgtcgaaactttagtagacgatttgaggctcacattcgacaacctcagagcatatgacatcaagctgaatccggaaaaatgcgttttcggcgtaccagccggaaagctgctgggcttcatcgtatccggtagaggaattgaagcaaatccggccaaaatccgagctctgtcacagttggatattccaaaagacctcaaacaaatacaaaaattaacaggatgcgtggcagccttaagccgctttatctcccgtttaggagaaaaggcgttgcccctctatcgcctcctcaggcgcaccgaacacttcgagtggacggatgctgccactgccggactcgaagaaataaaggccatactggcaacaaatccggtcctggctgcgcccactctgggcgaaccaatgttgttatacatcgcagcaacacatcaagttgtaagcgcagtcctcgtcgtcgaacgagcgacagaagggcataaattccctcttcaaaaaccagtgtattatgtatccactgtgttaaccccctgcaaatcccgttacccgcactatcagaagatagcatatgcggtgttcatggcgtcTCGAAAGctccggcactactttcaagagtgctcgataacagtggcctctgaagtaccactcaatgacattataaataaccgcgacgcaacgggcaggatagcaaaatgggccattgagctcttaccattcgacatcacttacaaacctcgacgagctataaagtcacaagttttggctgacttcgtcgccgaatggactgaagccgaactccctaaagagtacggcgcatactccaattggactatgcatttcgacggctccaaaatgttggccggactgggggctggcgtcgtactgacgtcccccaccggagatacagtccagtatgtacttcaaataatgtacacggactccaacaatgcagccgaatacgaggccctgttacatggtctccggatggcggtctccatgggcattcaacgcctagaggtgcgcggggactcaaaccttgcaatatcccaaataaatggagacttcgacgccaaggatccgaaaatggcagcatatcgcaacgctgtcctaaaaatgtcagctcggtttgaaggactcgaattccatcacatagcccgagataataaccaagcggccgacgtcctggcacgcatcgg
This genomic window contains:
- the LOC123161602 gene encoding NDR1/HIN1-like protein 1, coding for MSIKHCDKHDCERRRLYRQFCAALVAVILLILLIILIVWLVLRPTRPRFYLNGLTVACLNATSSPASYLTVTLQATIAARNPNSRVGIYFDRTDAYAEYKGQQVTVPTALPVVYQGHLDVSVWSPFLVGSNVPLAPYLAVALAQDETAGYVLLTVRVDGWIRWKAGAFITGHYHLRVRCPALLTVNGGQGSYGSIAGGGGNGYFNFQRAAPCVVDV